The following are from one region of the Vitis riparia cultivar Riparia Gloire de Montpellier isolate 1030 chromosome 14, EGFV_Vit.rip_1.0, whole genome shotgun sequence genome:
- the LOC117930996 gene encoding GDP-L-galactose phosphorylase 1-like, whose amino-acid sequence MLTIKRVPTVVSNYQEEASESLGCGRNCLGHCCLPVSKLPLYTFKKNVEDSSEARVEVSSEGQPPASFLDNLLLGQWEDRMSQGLFRYDVTLCETRIIPGNYGFIAQLNEGRHMKKRPTEFRVDQVLQPFDENKFNFTKIGQEEVLFRFEQSNDNNAHYFPVSPVTADSNSSSVVAINVSPIEYGHVLLIPHVLDCLPQRIDHDSFLLALHMAKEAADPFFRLGYNSLGAFATINHLHFQAYYLMAPFPVEKAPTERIIRRGKLPNSGVMISKMLNYPVQGFVFEGGNSMQDLSDTVANSCIFLQNNNIPYNVLISDCGGRIFLFPQCFAEKQALGEVSQELLDTLVNPAVWEISGHMVLKRREDYENASEEYAWRLLAEVSLSEERFQEVKGYVLEAAGLQEADMEEIQENERDREEDINKPPTPRPTPTFA is encoded by the exons ATGTTGACCATCAAAAGAGTTCCGACCGTGGTCTCCAACTACCAGGAAGAAGCTTCAGAATCTCTCGGGTGTGGCCGCAACTGCCTTGGACACTGCTGCTTACCTG TATCAAAACTTCCTTTGTATACATTCAAGAAAAATGTGGAGGATTCATCTGAAGCAAGGGTTGAGGTTTCATCTGAGGGACAACCTCCAGCATCTTTCCTGGACAACCTGTTGCTTGGACAGTGGGAGGATCGGATGAGTCAAGGCCTGTTCCGGTATGATGTGACTTTATGTGAGACAAGGATTATCCCTGGGAACTATGGTTTTATCGCACAGCTGAATGAGGGAAGGCACATGAAGAAACGACCCACAGAGTTTCGGGTTGACCAAGTTCTTCAGCCCTTTGATGAGAATAAGTTCAATTTCACCAAAATTGGCCAAGAAGAAGTCCTTTTCAGGTTTGAGCAGAGCAATGACAACAATGCCCATTACTTCCCTGTCTCACCAGTCACTGCTGATTCAAACTCTTCAAGTGTTGTTGCCATAAAT gTCAGCCCGATCGAGTATGGACATGTGCTTCTAATACCCCATGTTCTTGATTGCTTGCCTCAGAGGATTGATCATGATAGCTTCTTGCTTGCCCTGCATATGGCTAAAGAAGCAGCAGATCCTTTCTTTAGATTAGGTTACAACAGTTTAGGTGCCTTTGCCACCATTAATCACCTCCACTTTCAG GCATATTACTTGATGGCACCATTCCCAGTTGAGAAAGCTCCAACCGAGAGGATAATTAGGAGGGGGAAACTGCCTAACAGTGGGGTGATGATTTCAAAGATGTTAAATTATCCTGTGCAAGGCTTTGTTTTTGAGGGTGGAAATTCGATGCAGGATCTATCTGATACCGTTGCTAAttcttgcattttccttcaaaataacAACATCCCTTACAATGTCCTCATTTCTGATTGTGGGGGGAGAATATTTCTGTTTCCACag TGTTTTGCAGAGAAACAAGCACTTGGAGAAGTAAGCCAGGAGCTTCTTGACACACTAGTAAACCCAGCTGTATGGGAGATCAGTGGACATATGGTGCTGAAGAGAAGAGAGGATTATGAGAATGCATCAGAGGAGTATGCATGGAGACTTCTTGCTGAGGTTTCCCTCTCAGAGGAGAGGTTCCAGGAAGTGAAGGGTTATGTGTTGGAAGCAGCAGGTTTGCAGGAGGCAGATATGGAGGAGATTCAGGAGAATGAGAGGGATCGAGAGGAAGATATTAACAAGCCCCCTACTCCTCGACCTACCCCCACATTTGCCTGA